In the Sphingobacterium sp. PCS056 genome, AATTCAGGATGCTCCTTGCCTGTAGGTTCATCACCCACCTTTTGATGATAAGAAACCACAATCGGATCATTTTTGTCTACACCAAGTACACGATGATTTTCCAAAAATACAGTTGGCACACGGTCTGCGGTCGCGGGGAAAATAAAAGAATAATCATAGCCGACTTCCAAAGGTCCTGGTTTTATAGTACCATTCCAATCCTTATCCACCTCATCTCCCAGGCCCAAATGCCATTTTCCTATCACAGCAGTTTGATAACCCGCCTTTTTAAAGACCTTGGGCAAAGTAATCCGATCTTGAGGAATGATCAATTTGGCATCGCCAGGCAGAATACCAGTTCCGGACTGACGAAATGGATAGTTGCCCGTCATTAAGGAATATCGAGACGGCGTACAAGTCGCAGCAGTCGCATGCCCATTTGTAAACCGAATACCCTCAGCAGCCAAAGCATCCAAATGCGGTGTCTTGATTTTATCCGCACCATAACTACCGAGATCGCCATAACCCAGATCATCCACATAGATCAACAGCACATTCGGTTTATCCTGTTGCCCCATGACCGCTGCAAAGGGACTAATTATGGCCAATAGACCAATTAACAAAGCTGTTTTTTTCATGGGATATAAGAGGATTGGTTTGATTGAACCTCAAACTTAGATAAAATTCAGTTTGTATGCAATCATAATCTCATTCAATCTATTTGCTTATTATTTCTTCTATTGAGCAAAACAGTTCTCATAAATCATTCGTCAGTTTCGCTATTACTTTAATTTTTTACTACTATTTACCCGCTTATATCCCATTAATAGGTTAAAAACGATCGTCGTAAACATCATAAACAAACAGACTCAAATTTAATAGTAGAAAAGAATATTAAAAAACATAATTTCGCAAGAAATTAGTTACTTAAAAATGAAAATAAAAATCTTTAGAACGCTTATTCTTTTATTTGTTCTTGTCAGCAGCTCTTCTGCACAAGAGAAAATGTTCAAAATCCAGTTTGGTTTAAATATTGACAGCACAACAGAAGCAGAGTCTGTCGCAGATATTTATCTGACTAAAGATTATTTAAGAATAGAAAACAAATTTATAGATACAAGTGTCCAAATCTCTGATTTTAAGAAGCAGATCGCATACATATTAGATTACAGCAATAAAAACTATTATGAGCAAGGACTTACGACAGAAGATGCCGTAATCTCTCCCGAAGATTTTCAAATTGAATTCATCACCAATGCCTCCAAATCAATCGCTGGATATGCCTGTAAAAAAGCAATTATTAAGATCCCGATTGGAACAGAAGACGAAAAACCATTTATTGAAGTTTGGTATACCACAGCACTGCCAAAAATGTATTGGGGAGAATACACCTACTTAGAGAAAATACCAGGAGCAGCACTATCCATTTCAGCTTATGAAATGGAAATGAAAGCCATCCATGTGACAGCATCGGTGGTCAACCCTGCCCTATTTGAAGTTCCCCAAGATTTTGAACAAGTTGAGGAAGAAGCGTTCACATTTGAGACGACAGAGCTAGGAGAAAATAGGCAGTCTTATTACGATGAAGACACCGAACTTATTGGAGTAGCAGACACGATTGGCAATGCAATAACTCCTGCAAAATATAGTTTAATCAATTCCTTTATAGCAGGCTACGCAGTCGTAGCCGACGGAAGCAATCACTATGGACTTATCAACAATGACGGCAAAGAAATTATTCCCTGTCAGTATGAACATTTAGCACGTACTGAAGATGGGCTATTCCTATTTTCAAAAAATGATCGATATGGCTACATGAATATCCATGCACAAGTAGTGATTCCCGCAACCTACACTTATGCACGGGAATTTGAAAACGGTCATGCTGTAGTCACTACAGACCAAGGATCTGGCGTCATTGACAGCAGTGGAAAGATTATTATTCCAATCAAATTTGAACTCATCCACGAATTTTCAGCCAATACTGCTGTGATCTCAGAGCAAGATAAATACTATTTAATTGATCAACAAGGAAAGAAAATAAGCGAAGCATATGATTTCTTGTCCAATGGCGGAGAAAATTTATGGCTCACTATGCGATCAGAAAAATATGGATTTATAGATGCAAAAGGAAAGCAGGTCATCCCATCAAAATACATATATGCTGCCCCATTTGATGCAGGACTCTCCTTAGTTTCCGAAAATGGGGAAGATTTTTTCTATATCGATAGCAAAGGTAAGTTTGTCCAAAAAATGGACAGCGAGTAAAAATACTAAAGTGAGACATGAAGCTGTCTCATTTTTGTTTTAGCAGAGGTTTCTGTTTATTTGTAGCAAAATCACAACATGGAAAAATTGAGCTTTAAAATCGCAACATTACATCGAGGAAGATATATGTTGCTCATGATGCTGTTTGTGTTGATGCTTGTTTACATCGTATCAAGACTCCCATTATCAGAAGTCGTGAAAACAATGGGCTCTTTATTTTCACTGCCCCTGGTCCTTTTCATCGCTGTAAAATGCTCCAAACAACATTCCATTTGGACCATTTATAATGGTGAATTAATAATGGAAAACAGCAGTTCCAGTCAAACGATCGCATTGGACGACATTGACTATGTGCGCAATCTAAGAAGATCAGGAGGCAATTTGATCATTATAAAATTAAAATCAGGCAGTCATATTAGAGCCTGGCGCAACAAGCTGTTTGAATCTGAAGATGATCTCAAAAGTTTCTGCCAAACGCTAAAAGACAATGAAATAGAATATTACGATATGTAGTCGCCA is a window encoding:
- a CDS encoding WG repeat-containing protein gives rise to the protein MKIKIFRTLILLFVLVSSSSAQEKMFKIQFGLNIDSTTEAESVADIYLTKDYLRIENKFIDTSVQISDFKKQIAYILDYSNKNYYEQGLTTEDAVISPEDFQIEFITNASKSIAGYACKKAIIKIPIGTEDEKPFIEVWYTTALPKMYWGEYTYLEKIPGAALSISAYEMEMKAIHVTASVVNPALFEVPQDFEQVEEEAFTFETTELGENRQSYYDEDTELIGVADTIGNAITPAKYSLINSFIAGYAVVADGSNHYGLINNDGKEIIPCQYEHLARTEDGLFLFSKNDRYGYMNIHAQVVIPATYTYAREFENGHAVVTTDQGSGVIDSSGKIIIPIKFELIHEFSANTAVISEQDKYYLIDQQGKKISEAYDFLSNGGENLWLTMRSEKYGFIDAKGKQVIPSKYIYAAPFDAGLSLVSENGEDFFYIDSKGKFVQKMDSE